Within Candidatus Cloacimonadota bacterium, the genomic segment TCATCTCGTGCATAATTCAATCTTTGAAGATTCCTTAGAACTATGTTCCATCTGGAACCCCGATTGATAAATTCGTGAGTTTCTTTTGTTGCAGCATTAAGAGAAATATTTATAAAATCAGAGTGCAAGGCAATTTTTTCAGCCCATTTCTTATTGATAAGGGTTCCATTGGTGAGAAGAGATACTTTCTTTCCTTTTGAAGCTACATAGTCAAAAAATTTCTTTGCAGAAGGAATAAAAAGTGGCTCTCCGCCTTGAATCTCAATGCTTTCAAAAGGCGTAATATCAACATTTTTAACTATTTTATCATAATCCAGGTTTCTCTTTGATTTACTATTTTGCCAACACATAATACAATTAATATTACATCCCTGGCCAAATGAGATTTTCAGCCGTTGTAGCTCACTATAATCAATTATAGAAGATGATTTTAGATTTAATAATTCCCTTTTATGTAATAAATTGCAGTGCTTAAAACAGTGAAGTTTTCCATTCAAGGACCTTCTGCGATATTCTTCCATCCGCCTATTATTTATTATATCAATTAATTTTCTATTGTAAATATTCCCCATTCTCCTCGGTTTTTGATGACAGCAACTATATATATTTCCTCTTTCATTAATATATACTTCATCCCATAAACGATGACAGTATGTGTTTTTTTTAGATTGAGACATTTTTCTACTTGAAATTGTTAATAAGATTTAATTCTTTTCTACACTATTTCTAAACTGCATATTATACAATTTTTTATAAAGTCCACCTTTTACCAAAAGCTTCTCATGGGTTCCTTGCTCAATTATTTCACCCTTATCTATAACCATAATCCTCTTACAATTTCTTATTGTAGAAAGACGATGAGCAATAATAAAGGTAGTTCTATCCTTCATCAATCTATTAATAGCTTCTTGAACCAGGAATTCTGACTCACTATCTAAGGAGGAAGTAGCCTCATCAAAAATTAGTATTTGTGGGTTTTTCAGAATTGCTCTTGCTATTGCCAATCTTTGCCTTTGTCCGCCAGATAGTTTAACTCCTCTTTCGCCAATTACTGTATCATATCCGTTTCCCATTTTTACAATAAAATCATAAGCATTAGCAGCTTTAGAAGCCTTGATAATGTCTTTCATTGGTGCCTTAATTCTTCCATAGGCAATATTATTTGCAACAGTATCATCAAAAAGCACCACTTCTTGAGTAACAACGCCCATAAGATTACGCAAATCATCTATTTTATAATCACGGATATCCTTTCCATCAATAGTTATATTCCCATCTGTTGGGTCGTAAAAACGAATTAGTAAATCCATAAGAGTGGATTTGCCACCACCACTTGGTCCCACAAATGCAATCGCTTCCCCTTTATTTACTATAAAATTAACATCATTTATTACAACATCTGAGGTTGTGTATTTGAATGATATATGATTAAATTCTATTGTATCTTTGAATTTATTTATTTCTATTGCATCTTTTTTATCCGCTGGCTGACGGACTGGTTCATCAATGACAATAAAGACTCTTTCTGCAGCTGCAAGACCTTTATTGATTTGAGAATAAATCCCTGAAAGTTCCTTTAACGGATGTAGAATAGAAAGTAATGCGGCTAAAAATAGAAAAAATTTCCCTGCTGTCATTGTACTATACGGATTCAATACTAAAACTCCGCCATATCCAATAAGCACAAAAGTTATGACTACCCCCATAAATTCTGTAAAAGGTCCGGCAAGAGCCCCTGTTCTTACCATCTTAACCGATCTCCTGTAAAGTTTCTTATTCTCTTTATAAAATTTTACCTTTTCATACTTCCTCATAGCAAATGCTAACACAATCCGAATACTCAAAATTGTTTCCTGCAATATTGAGGTAATATTTGCAAACCTTTGCTGAACTCTACGACTATACCTCTTCAATTTTCTTGCTATTATACTCACAACTAAAGATATTGGAACAACGACGATTAATGTAATCAAAGAAAAATGTAAGCTGATACTTATCATAATAATTAAATAGGCAATAATTAAAAGAAAATTTCGTAAGAGAGTAGTTGCTGAAGTAAGAGTCATCACCTTAACTAATTTAACATCATTGGTCGCCCGTGAAATCAACTCACCAACTTTATGACTATGAAAAAATTCCAGAGGCTTTTGTAATACTGAATGATAAAAATCATTACGAATCCACATTATCATCTTCTCTTCTAATTGTTTAAAGATTATCTTTTGCGAATATCCAGATAATACTTTTATGAAAAAGAGAATAATTCCTATTGTTAGAAGAATTTTTAAAACCTCGCTTTTGGAATTCCTATTAAGAAAATTCTGGAAATGTAATCCAATATCCGCTTTTATCAGCTTTAATTTATCTTCTTTATGCCAATTTTCCTTTACGGATTTTATACAATTATTAAACAAATCTTTTGTTTCAACAAACATATTTCTTTGTTTCATCTCAGAAATTTTCTGTCTGGCTGTTTTCCATTCTTCAGCAGATTGTTTTACAAATATTTTATCAACAATTGGATAAATAATTCCAAGAGAAACTCCGCTAAATGTAGCGTAGATTATCATAATAATGATACCTAAAACCACATTAGGCCAAACTTTTCTTAAATATCCAAGTATGCGAAAGAATAATTTCATAACTAGTATTTCTCGTTCCCAAACTCAGTTTGGGAACGAATCTGTAATTCTGGCAGTTCATCTATCTTGAGTATAATCTCATCATTTAAATCTCTATTATTTGCAGAACTATATTTCCAATCTTCAGGTGATGTCACGAACCCCCTTTTAACAGGATTAAAATGAACATATTCAATCTTTTGGTCTAACATTTCTAAAGATGAAAGCAGCTGAGGGTGAAAACCTTC encodes:
- a CDS encoding ABC transporter ATP-binding protein, encoding MKLFFRILGYLRKVWPNVVLGIIIMIIYATFSGVSLGIIYPIVDKIFVKQSAEEWKTARQKISEMKQRNMFVETKDLFNNCIKSVKENWHKEDKLKLIKADIGLHFQNFLNRNSKSEVLKILLTIGIILFFIKVLSGYSQKIIFKQLEEKMIMWIRNDFYHSVLQKPLEFFHSHKVGELISRATNDVKLVKVMTLTSATTLLRNFLLIIAYLIIMISISLHFSLITLIVVVPISLVVSIIARKLKRYSRRVQQRFANITSILQETILSIRIVLAFAMRKYEKVKFYKENKKLYRRSVKMVRTGALAGPFTEFMGVVITFVLIGYGGVLVLNPYSTMTAGKFFLFLAALLSILHPLKELSGIYSQINKGLAAAERVFIVIDEPVRQPADKKDAIEINKFKDTIEFNHISFKYTTSDVVINDVNFIVNKGEAIAFVGPSGGGKSTLMDLLIRFYDPTDGNITIDGKDIRDYKIDDLRNLMGVVTQEVVLFDDTVANNIAYGRIKAPMKDIIKASKAANAYDFIVKMGNGYDTVIGERGVKLSGGQRQRLAIARAILKNPQILIFDEATSSLDSESEFLVQEAINRLMKDRTTFIIAHRLSTIRNCKRIMVIDKGEIIEQGTHEKLLVKGGLYKKLYNMQFRNSVEKN
- a CDS encoding radical SAM protein yields the protein MSQSKKNTYCHRLWDEVYINERGNIYSCCHQKPRRMGNIYNRKLIDIINNRRMEEYRRRSLNGKLHCFKHCNLLHKRELLNLKSSSIIDYSELQRLKISFGQGCNINCIMCWQNSKSKRNLDYDKIVKNVDITPFESIEIQGGEPLFIPSAKKFFDYVASKGKKVSLLTNGTLINKKWAEKIALHSDFINISLNAATKETHEFINRGSRWNIVLRNLQRLNYARD